One genomic segment of Diceros bicornis minor isolate mBicDic1 chromosome 13, mDicBic1.mat.cur, whole genome shotgun sequence includes these proteins:
- the SYNC gene encoding syncoilin, translated as MASPEPRRGGDGAAQAARKTRPEAKSPLQDEENSESLDEAGTLNPEVTLSLEGTLSLEDILYLGDIDDFETLYMEATEQPEETLYIEETRQPEEALYVEEPVKWEETLDVEDTVKPDEIQFVEEPVKPEKTVNPEQIVYGGEMVTSEEKPNPEESLRAGPTPSTEVSPSMEDLELLEGRFQQCIQAVAQLEEERDQLIHELVLLREPALQEVQQVHQDILAAYKLHAQAELERDALREEIRLVKQKLFKVMKECVAYQYQLESRRQDVAHFADFREVLTKRVAQLSEELAQLRDAYQKQKEQLRQQLEAPPSQRDGHFLQESRRLSARFENLMAESRQGLEEEYEPQLLRLLERKEAAAKALQKTQAEIQEMKEALRPLQAEARQLHLQNKNLEDQITLVRQKRDEEVQQYREQLEEMEERQRQLRSGVQLQQQKNREMEQLRISLAEELSTYRGCLEMYGRICNPETTKKNFLAKDH; from the exons GAAAACAAGACCAGAGGCCAAGTCTCCTCTTCAAGACGAGGAGAACTCTGAATCCCTGGATGAGGCGGGGACCTTGAACCCAGAGGTTACTCTATCTTTGGAGGGGACTTTGAGTTTAGAGGACATTCTGTACCTAGGGGACATAGACGACTTTGAGACACTGTATATGGAAGCGACTGAGCAGCCTGAGGAGACACTGTATATCGAGGAGACCAGGCAGCCAGAAGAGGCACTGTACGTGGAAGAGCCTGTGAAGTGGGAGGAGACACTGGATGTGGAGGACACTGTGAAGCCAGATGAGATACAGTTTGTAGAAGAGCCCGTGAAGCCAGAAAAGACCGTAAATCCAGAGCAGATTGTTTATGGGGGAGAGATGGTTACAAGCGAAGAGAAACCTAACCCTGAGGAGAGCCTGAGAGCCGGGCCTactcccagcacagaggtgagcccGAGCATGGAGGACCTGGAATTGCTAGAGGGGCGTTTCCAGCAATGTATCCAAGCTGTGGCCCagctggaagaggagagggatcAGCTCATCCATGAGCTTGTGTTGCTCCGGGAACCCGCCCTACAGGAGGTGCAACAAGTCCATCAGGACATCCTGGCTGCCTACAAACTGCATGCCCAAGCGGAGCTGGAGAGGGATGCGCTAAGAGAGGAGATCCGGCTGGTTAAGCAGAAGCTGTTCAAGGTGATGAAAGAATGTGTGGCCTACCAATACCAGCTGGAGAGCCGCCGGCAGGATGTGGCCCACTTTGCCGATTTCCGGGAAGTGCTGACTAAACGGGTAGCCCAACTCTCGGAGGAACTGGCCCAGCTCCGGGATGCCTATCAGAAGCAGAAGGAGCAGTTACGGCAGCAACTAGAAGCACCTCCAAGCCAGAGGGATGGGCACTTCCTCCAGGAGAGCCGGCGGCTCTCTGCCCGGTTTGAGAACCTCATGGCAGAGAGTCGCCAGGGCCTAGAGGAGGAGTATGAGCCTCAGCTGCTGCGGCTCCTAGAGAGGAAAGAAGCTGCTGCCAAAGCTCTGCAGAAAACGCAGGCCGAGATCCAGGAGATGAAGGAGGCTCTGAGACCCCTACAAGCAGAGGCCCGGCAGCTCCACCTGCAAAACAAGAACCTGGAGGACCAGATCACACTTGTGAGGCAAAAACGGGACGAGGAGGTGCAGCAGTACAGG GAACAGCTGGAGGAAATGGAAGAACGACAGAGGCAGTTAAGAAGCGGAGTGCAACTGCAGCAAcagaagaacagagagatggagcagcTAAGAATCAGCCTTGCAGAAGAGCTCTCAACTTACAG GGGCTGTTTAGAAATGTATGGCCGAATCTGTAACCCagaaaccacaaaaaaaaacttcttaGCCAAGGATCACTAA